Proteins from a single region of Starkeya sp. ORNL1:
- a CDS encoding proton-translocating transhydrogenase family protein, protein MANPAAIEAVEGAKAAAEVARQAAEAAAAYADAAAAAAGAAAHGLSGGAIDPFVFRLAIFVLAVFVGYYVVWSVTPALHTPLMSVTNAISSVIVVGALLAVGVDLAAEGTGFARGFGFIGLILASVNIFGGFLVTSRMLAMYQKKK, encoded by the coding sequence ATGGCCAATCCGGCAGCGATCGAGGCTGTGGAAGGGGCGAAGGCGGCGGCGGAAGTGGCGCGGCAGGCGGCGGAAGCCGCGGCGGCATACGCCGATGCTGCTGCGGCGGCGGCAGGAGCGGCGGCGCACGGGCTGTCGGGCGGGGCGATCGACCCGTTCGTGTTCCGGCTGGCGATCTTCGTGCTGGCGGTGTTCGTCGGCTATTACGTGGTGTGGTCGGTGACGCCGGCGCTGCACACGCCGTTGATGAGCGTCACCAACGCCATCTCCTCGGTGATCGTGGTCGGGGCGCTGCTGGCGGTCGGGGTGGACCTGGCGGCGGAAGGCACCGGCTTTGCCCGCGGCTTCGGCTTCATCGGGCTGATCCTGGCTAGCGTGAACATCTTCGGCGGCTTCCTGGTCACCAGCCGGATGCTCGCCATGTACCAGAAGAAGAAGTGA
- a CDS encoding Re/Si-specific NAD(P)(+) transhydrogenase subunit alpha codes for MRIAVVKESSDLEPRVALSSDTAKRFAALGAEVVVASGAGLRSGILDADYAAVAATIVPSNAEAISGSDVILAVRRPEAGELAGVKPGALVIAIADPYGHEAELGAIAATGASLFAMELMPRITRAQVMDVLSSQANLAGYRAVVDAAGEFGRAFPMMMTAAGTVPAARVFVMGAGVAGLQAVATARRLGAVVSATDVRPAAKEQVESLGGKFIAVEDEEFKQAETAGGYAKAMSAEYQAKQAALVASHIAKQDIVITTALIPGRPAPKLVSAAMVASMKPGSVLIDLAVERGGNVEGAVPGEVVTTANGAKIVGYLNVPGRLAATSSQLYAKNLYAFVETLIDKTSKSLAVKWDDELVKATLLTKDGAVVHPSFKPADVAADAPAS; via the coding sequence ATGCGGATAGCGGTTGTCAAAGAGAGCTCTGATTTGGAGCCACGGGTAGCCTTGTCTTCGGACACGGCGAAGCGGTTTGCGGCCTTGGGGGCCGAGGTTGTGGTGGCGTCGGGGGCGGGACTGCGGTCGGGGATCCTGGACGCGGACTATGCGGCGGTGGCGGCGACGATCGTGCCCTCCAATGCCGAGGCGATCAGTGGCTCGGACGTGATCCTGGCGGTGCGCCGGCCGGAGGCTGGGGAGCTTGCGGGCGTGAAGCCGGGGGCGCTGGTGATCGCGATCGCCGATCCCTACGGCCACGAGGCGGAACTCGGTGCGATCGCGGCGACCGGGGCCTCGCTGTTCGCGATGGAGCTGATGCCGCGCATCACCCGGGCGCAGGTGATGGACGTGCTGTCGAGCCAGGCCAACCTCGCCGGCTACCGCGCGGTGGTGGATGCGGCGGGCGAGTTCGGCCGGGCGTTCCCGATGATGATGACGGCGGCGGGCACGGTACCGGCGGCGCGGGTGTTCGTGATGGGCGCGGGCGTGGCGGGGCTGCAGGCGGTGGCCACCGCACGGCGGCTCGGCGCGGTGGTGTCGGCGACCGATGTGCGGCCGGCGGCCAAGGAGCAGGTGGAGAGCCTGGGCGGCAAGTTCATCGCGGTCGAGGACGAGGAGTTCAAGCAGGCGGAGACCGCGGGCGGCTACGCCAAGGCGATGTCGGCGGAGTACCAGGCCAAGCAGGCGGCGCTGGTGGCGAGCCACATCGCCAAGCAGGACATAGTCATTACCACGGCGCTGATCCCGGGCCGTCCGGCACCGAAGCTGGTCTCGGCGGCGATGGTGGCCTCGATGAAGCCGGGCTCGGTGCTGATCGACCTCGCGGTGGAGCGCGGCGGCAATGTCGAGGGTGCGGTCCCCGGCGAGGTGGTGACGACGGCCAATGGGGCGAAGATCGTCGGCTACCTCAACGTGCCGGGGCGACTGGCGGCGACCTCGTCGCAGCTCTACGCCAAGAACCTCTATGCCTTCGTCGAGACGCTGATCGACAAGACGTCGAAGAGCCTCGCCGTGAAGTGGGACGACGAGCTGGTGAAGGCGACGCTGCTGACCAAGGACGGCGCGGTGGTGCACCCGTCGTTCAAGCCTGCGGATGTCGCGGCGGACGCGCCGGCGTCGTAG
- the pyc gene encoding pyruvate carboxylase → MTRKIKKLLVANRSEIAIRVFRAATELGITTVAIYAEEDKLSLHRFKADEAYLIGRGPWLAKPLGPIDAYLSIDEVIRVAREARVDAIHPGYGFLSESPEFAEACAEAGIVFIGPKPQTMRDLGNKVAARNLAISVGVPVMPATDPLPDDKAEVLRQAAQVGYPVMLKASWGGGGRGMRPIDSEDKLLDAVMTAKREAKAAFGKDEVYLEKLVRRARHVEVQILGDTYGNLVHLFERDCSIQRRNQKVIERAPAPYVDEATRKGLTDAALAIGKATNYIGAGTVEFLMDSDTGAYYFIEVNPRIQVEHTVTEVVTGLDLIKAQIKILEGGHIGDVTETGIPAQDGIHLNGHAMQCRITTEDPENNFIPDYGRITAYRGAMGFGIRVDGGTAYSGAVVTRFYDPMLEKVTAWAPTAEEVIARMYRALREYRIRGVATNLPFLENVLTHDDFTSCRYTTRFIDTTPELFDFGARRDRATKLLAWIADVTVNGHPETKGRARPSATARVPEPPAFLNAPPSGTRQLLEQLGPKGFADWMLAQKRVLITDTTMRDAHQSLLATRMRTYDIARVADSYARGVPELLSLECWGGAAFDVAMRFLSEDPWELLAKVRASVPNILTQTLVRGANGVGYANYPDNVVRFFIRQAADAGMDIFRVFDCLNWIENMRVSIDEALKTGKLVEGAICYAGDMLDPARSKYDLKYYISMAKELEKTGIHILGLKDMGGLVKPAAAKVLFKALKEEIGLPVHFHTHDTSGVSGASVLAAVDAGVDAVDLAMDAMSGMTSQPCLGSIVEALRGSERDTGLDPEAIRRISFYWEGVRAQYAAFESDLKGPASEVYLHEMPGGQFTNLKEQARSMGLESRWHEVAKAYRDANDLFGDIIKVTPSSKVVGDLALMMVSQGLSAADVLDPKRDVAFPASAVAMLHGEYGQPLGGWPEALQKKALKGEPPITVRYGSLLADADLEAERAEVSKLVGHTADDKELASYLMYPKVFSDFAPVVAKFGPVSALPTPVFFYGMKPGDEITIEIERGKTLLVRLTALGETRDDGLVEVFFELNGQPRMIVTADRAAVPKVAGRPKAELGNDLHVAAPMPGTVSSLGVHTGQEVKAGDVLLTIEAMKMETALHAPRAGTVAQILVSPGNSIDAKDLLVVLEE, encoded by the coding sequence ATGACCCGGAAAATCAAGAAGCTCCTCGTCGCCAACCGATCCGAGATCGCGATCCGCGTGTTCCGCGCCGCGACCGAGCTCGGCATCACCACGGTCGCCATCTATGCGGAGGAGGACAAGCTCTCGCTCCACCGCTTCAAGGCGGACGAAGCCTATCTGATCGGCCGCGGGCCATGGCTTGCGAAGCCGCTGGGCCCGATCGACGCTTACCTCTCGATCGATGAGGTGATCCGCGTCGCCAGGGAAGCCAGGGTCGACGCCATCCATCCCGGCTATGGCTTCCTGTCCGAAAGCCCCGAATTCGCGGAAGCCTGCGCCGAGGCCGGCATCGTCTTCATCGGGCCGAAGCCGCAAACCATGCGTGACCTCGGCAACAAGGTGGCGGCGCGCAACCTTGCGATCTCGGTCGGCGTGCCGGTGATGCCGGCGACCGATCCGCTCCCCGACGACAAGGCCGAGGTGCTGCGGCAGGCCGCGCAGGTTGGCTATCCGGTAATGCTGAAGGCAAGCTGGGGCGGTGGCGGGCGCGGCATGCGCCCGATCGACAGCGAGGACAAGCTGCTCGACGCGGTGATGACCGCGAAGCGCGAGGCCAAGGCCGCCTTCGGCAAGGACGAGGTCTATCTCGAAAAGCTGGTGCGCCGCGCCCGGCACGTCGAGGTGCAGATCCTCGGCGACACTTACGGCAATCTGGTGCACTTGTTCGAGCGCGATTGCTCGATCCAGCGCCGCAACCAGAAGGTGATCGAGCGCGCCCCGGCGCCTTATGTCGACGAAGCGACCCGCAAGGGACTCACCGATGCCGCGCTCGCCATCGGCAAGGCGACGAATTACATCGGCGCCGGCACCGTCGAGTTCCTGATGGATTCCGACACCGGCGCCTATTATTTCATCGAGGTCAATCCGCGCATCCAGGTCGAGCACACGGTGACGGAAGTCGTCACCGGCCTCGACCTCATCAAGGCGCAGATCAAGATCCTCGAAGGCGGCCACATCGGCGATGTCACCGAGACCGGAATCCCGGCGCAGGACGGCATCCATCTCAACGGCCATGCGATGCAGTGCCGGATCACCACCGAGGATCCGGAGAACAACTTCATCCCGGACTATGGCCGCATCACCGCCTATCGCGGCGCCATGGGTTTCGGCATCCGCGTCGATGGCGGCACCGCCTATTCCGGCGCGGTGGTGACGCGCTTCTACGACCCGATGCTGGAGAAGGTCACCGCCTGGGCGCCGACCGCCGAAGAGGTGATCGCGCGCATGTACCGGGCGCTGCGCGAATACCGCATCCGCGGCGTCGCCACGAACCTGCCTTTCCTCGAGAATGTGCTGACGCATGACGACTTCACGTCGTGCCGCTACACCACGCGCTTCATCGACACGACACCCGAGCTGTTCGATTTCGGTGCGCGCCGCGACCGCGCCACCAAGCTGCTGGCCTGGATCGCGGATGTCACGGTGAACGGCCATCCGGAGACCAAGGGCCGCGCCCGGCCGTCCGCCACCGCACGGGTGCCGGAGCCGCCGGCCTTCCTCAACGCGCCGCCGTCGGGCACGCGGCAGCTGCTGGAACAGCTCGGCCCGAAGGGCTTCGCCGACTGGATGCTGGCGCAAAAGCGGGTGCTCATCACCGACACCACGATGCGCGATGCCCACCAGTCGCTGCTTGCCACCCGCATGCGCACCTATGACATCGCCCGCGTCGCGGATTCCTATGCGCGCGGCGTGCCGGAGCTGCTGTCGCTGGAATGCTGGGGTGGCGCGGCATTTGATGTCGCCATGCGGTTCCTGTCGGAAGACCCGTGGGAGCTGCTCGCCAAGGTGCGCGCCAGCGTGCCGAACATCCTGACGCAGACGCTGGTGCGCGGCGCCAACGGCGTCGGCTACGCCAATTATCCCGACAATGTGGTGCGCTTCTTCATCCGCCAGGCGGCGGATGCCGGCATGGATATCTTCCGTGTCTTCGACTGCCTCAACTGGATCGAGAATATGCGCGTCTCGATCGACGAGGCGCTGAAGACCGGGAAGCTGGTGGAAGGCGCGATCTGCTATGCCGGCGACATGCTCGATCCTGCGCGGTCGAAGTACGATCTCAAATACTACATCTCCATGGCCAAGGAGCTGGAGAAGACCGGCATCCATATCCTCGGCCTCAAGGACATGGGCGGCCTTGTCAAGCCGGCGGCGGCCAAGGTGCTGTTCAAGGCGCTGAAGGAAGAGATCGGCCTGCCGGTGCACTTCCACACCCATGACACGTCGGGTGTTTCCGGCGCCTCGGTGCTGGCGGCGGTGGATGCGGGGGTCGATGCCGTCGACCTCGCCATGGACGCCATGTCCGGCATGACCTCGCAGCCTTGTCTCGGCTCCATCGTCGAAGCGCTGCGCGGCTCGGAGCGCGACACCGGGCTCGATCCGGAAGCGATCCGCCGCATCAGCTTCTATTGGGAAGGCGTGCGTGCCCAGTACGCCGCCTTCGAGAGCGACCTCAAGGGGCCGGCCTCGGAGGTCTATCTGCACGAAATGCCAGGCGGGCAGTTCACCAATCTCAAGGAGCAGGCGCGCTCCATGGGGCTGGAGAGCCGCTGGCACGAGGTGGCGAAGGCCTATCGCGATGCCAACGACCTGTTCGGCGACATCATCAAGGTGACGCCGTCCTCCAAGGTGGTGGGCGATCTCGCTTTGATGATGGTGAGCCAGGGGCTTTCCGCAGCAGACGTGCTCGACCCGAAGCGCGATGTCGCTTTCCCGGCATCTGCGGTGGCGATGCTGCATGGCGAATATGGCCAGCCGCTCGGTGGCTGGCCGGAGGCGTTGCAGAAGAAGGCGCTGAAGGGCGAGCCGCCGATCACGGTGCGCTATGGCTCGCTGCTCGCCGACGCCGATCTGGAGGCCGAGCGGGCCGAGGTGTCGAAGCTGGTCGGCCACACCGCCGATGACAAGGAACTGGCCTCCTATCTGATGTATCCGAAGGTGTTCTCCGACTTCGCGCCGGTGGTGGCGAAGTTCGGCCCGGTGTCCGCGCTGCCAACGCCGGTGTTCTTCTATGGCATGAAGCCCGGCGACGAGATCACCATCGAGATCGAACGCGGCAAGACGCTGCTGGTGCGCCTCACTGCGCTGGGCGAGACCCGTGATGACGGCCTCGTCGAAGTGTTCTTCGAGCTGAACGGCCAGCCGCGCATGATCGTCACCGCCGATCGCGCCGCGGTGCCGAAGGTTGCCGGCCGGCCGAAGGCGGAACTGGGCAACGACCTGCACGTCGCCGCGCCGATGCCCGGCACGGTGTCCTCGCTCGGCGTGCATACCGGGCAGGAGGTGAAGGCCGGCGACGTGCTGCTCACCATCGAGGCGATGAAGATGGAAACCGCGCTGCATGCTCCGCGCGCCGGTACGGTCGCGCAGATTCTGGTATCGCCGGGTAATTCGATCGACGCCAAGGATTTGCTTGTTGTATTGGAAGAATAG